ACATATCCCGAATTCAAAATCCCAAAAGACCGATATGAACGCTTTGACCAGGCCATGGGAACCAGCACCGTGCGCGAAGCCCTCCTAAAAGGCGACAGCGCACGGGAAATATGGGAGCGATGGGAAGGGGAATTGGAGGAATTCGCTACTGTGAGGGAAAAGTATTTGTTGTATTAAAAAGGAGTCTCTCATGCCCGGCGTCATATTCTGGGATGTCGATACCCAATACGACTTCATCATGCCCGACGGCAAACTCTACGTCACTGCATCGGAAAAGCGCTTGCCGAACCTCAAAAAACTCACAGACCATGCCAGACAACGGGACATCCCCATCTACGGCTCGGTTGACAACCACCAGATAGACGACCCTGAAATCTCAGACAACCCGGACTTCCTGGAAACCTTTCCGCCCCACTGCATCGCCGGCACAGAAGGACAAAAAAAAGTACCCGAAACCCAACCGCAAAATCCCCTCTGGATCGACCCGGACGCCCCGGGCGACCTCATCAGCCGGATACAAAAACACAGCGGTGAAATCATCTTTCGCAAACAGCGTTTCGACGTCTTCACCAACCCCAACGTCGAACCTGTACTCAACGCCATCAAACCCGACCGCATCGTCCTCTACGGCGTAGCCCTCGACGTATGCAACGCCTACGCCATCAACGGCTTCTT
Above is a window of Gemmatimonadota bacterium DNA encoding:
- a CDS encoding cysteine hydrolase; its protein translation is MPGVIFWDVDTQYDFIMPDGKLYVTASEKRLPNLKKLTDHARQRDIPIYGSVDNHQIDDPEISDNPDFLETFPPHCIAGTEGQKKVPETQPQNPLWIDPDAPGDLISRIQKHSGEIIFRKQRFDVFTNPNVEPVLNAIKPDRIVLYGVALDVCNAYAINGFLNRNTAPIQLVLDAAQAINPERGDRLVDEWQQQGVEIVSTDQIINA